A stretch of Blastocatellia bacterium DNA encodes these proteins:
- a CDS encoding nucleotide exchange factor GrpE, whose translation MSEREDRASAERHGELAPVRLVETARESSELAHLTAELEQLRRELAAEHRRYLRALADFDNYRKRIERELSERVRDGMRKILLEVLQVLDAFENVLGLEKERTGTTASPTGEALQLIHRQLVRLLEACGVRPYESLGRKFDPALHEAIEAIPSHEHEEQTIVREVRKGYRWGDQILRPAHVVVAVAGPSTQGSSPPAKSAEPHA comes from the coding sequence ATGAGCGAGCGAGAGGACCGAGCTTCGGCAGAGCGCCATGGGGAACTGGCTCCCGTGCGCTTGGTGGAGACGGCGCGCGAATCTTCGGAACTGGCGCATCTGACGGCCGAATTGGAACAGTTGCGCCGGGAGCTCGCGGCCGAACACCGCCGCTATCTTCGGGCCTTGGCCGATTTTGATAATTACCGCAAGCGCATCGAGCGGGAACTGAGCGAGCGCGTGCGGGACGGCATGCGCAAGATCTTATTAGAGGTGCTGCAAGTGCTGGATGCCTTCGAGAACGTCCTGGGCTTGGAGAAAGAGCGGACGGGGACGACGGCCTCCCCGACGGGCGAAGCCCTACAACTCATTCACCGTCAGCTTGTGCGGCTCTTGGAAGCTTGTGGCGTTCGCCCCTATGAGAGCCTCGGGCGGAAATTCGACCCAGCCCTGCACGAGGCCATCGAGGCGATTCCCAGCCATGAGCACGAAGAGCAAACGATCGTGCGGGAGGTCCGAAAGGGATATCGCTGGGGAGACCAGATTTTGCGTCCGGCGCACGTCGTGGTCGCTGTCGCCGGGCCTTCCACACAAGGGTCGTCTCCTCCAGCGAAGTCGGCTGAGCCACATGCGTAG
- a CDS encoding Hsp20/alpha crystallin family protein: MMRIRRGDPFRELMNLQEEINRLFREVFRTRPEEEVAGGWTPAVDIYENTDGMEILFDLPGINKNEIQVSVEKNILTVSGERRLEHEDRPDNYHRVERPYGRFSRSFTLSPNMDIENISAEYRDGVLRVLIPKKPEAKPRQVEIRVK; encoded by the coding sequence ATGATGCGGATTCGACGTGGTGACCCATTCCGCGAACTGATGAACCTGCAAGAAGAGATCAATCGGCTCTTCCGCGAAGTCTTCCGCACGCGTCCAGAGGAAGAGGTAGCCGGTGGATGGACACCCGCCGTCGACATCTACGAGAACACTGACGGCATGGAGATCCTCTTCGATCTCCCCGGGATCAACAAGAATGAGATCCAGGTGAGCGTGGAGAAGAACATCCTCACCGTCAGCGGCGAGCGCCGATTGGAACATGAGGATCGGCCCGACAATTATCATCGCGTGGAGCGCCCCTATGGGCGCTTCAGCCGCAGCTTCACTCTCTCGCCTAACATGGACATCGAGAACATCAGTGCGGAATATCGGGATGGCGTGCTGCGGGTGCTGATCCCGAAGAAGCCGGAAGCGAAGCCTCGGCAGGTGGAGATTAGAGTGAAATGA
- a CDS encoding rod shape-determining protein — MKMRFFRRFFVERVALDLGTVTTLIYSSRRGLALHEPSAVAVNRFTGEVIAVGRRALEMLGREPYDVEVHRPLRHGTIANLNLAQYLLRHFLEPICRNRFRRIHLMATIPGSATDAERNALIEVAREAGAHRVDLVEEGLAAAFGADAIAPDGAARMIVDIGGGTTNLSIASRHGLIASETLQIAGNDMTEAIRGYLQKRYDLLVGERTAEWIKIEIGSALPEGNGRAVKVYGKLALGGGAESVLLHSHEVAQALEPILRAIRDGIQRVLEQAPPDAAHDVCESGIVLSGGGSLLHGLDRWLSDQLQLPVVRAEHPVEAVVLGAARLLENPELYRQLRVVERMSYWSELYEEALHALEV, encoded by the coding sequence ATGAAGATGCGGTTCTTCCGTCGGTTCTTCGTTGAGCGCGTGGCCCTGGATCTGGGGACGGTCACGACGCTCATCTATTCCTCGCGGCGAGGCCTAGCGTTGCATGAACCTTCGGCTGTTGCCGTGAATCGCTTCACCGGAGAGGTCATCGCCGTCGGGCGACGCGCCTTGGAGATGCTTGGGCGAGAGCCTTACGATGTGGAGGTCCATCGTCCCCTGCGGCATGGGACTATCGCCAATCTGAATCTGGCCCAGTACCTGCTGCGGCATTTTCTCGAACCCATCTGTCGGAATCGCTTCCGGCGCATCCATCTGATGGCGACAATTCCAGGATCAGCGACCGATGCCGAACGTAACGCCCTGATAGAAGTCGCGCGCGAGGCTGGAGCTCATCGCGTGGATCTCGTCGAAGAGGGATTGGCCGCAGCTTTCGGTGCCGACGCGATCGCTCCGGATGGAGCGGCGCGCATGATCGTGGACATCGGGGGTGGCACGACGAACCTCAGCATCGCTTCCCGACATGGATTGATCGCTTCGGAGACCTTGCAGATCGCCGGCAATGATATGACCGAGGCCATCCGCGGATACCTGCAGAAGCGCTACGATCTCCTGGTCGGGGAGCGGACCGCCGAATGGATCAAGATCGAGATTGGATCGGCGCTTCCGGAGGGGAACGGTCGCGCGGTGAAGGTCTATGGGAAATTGGCCCTCGGGGGCGGGGCCGAAAGCGTTCTGCTGCACAGTCACGAGGTCGCTCAAGCGCTCGAGCCAATCCTGCGGGCTATTCGGGACGGCATTCAAAGGGTCCTGGAGCAAGCGCCACCGGATGCGGCACACGACGTCTGTGAAAGTGGGATCGTGTTGAGCGGCGGGGGATCGCTCCTGCATGGCTTGGATCGTTGGCTGAGCGACCAATTGCAATTGCCCGTTGTGCGCGCAGAGCATCCGGTCGAAGCCGTCGTCCTCGGAGCCGCGCGCCTGCTCGAGAACCCCGAGCTGTATCGGCAATTGCGCGTGGTCGAACGAATGTCCTACTGGTCGGAGCTGTATGAGGAAGCGTTGCACGCCCTCGAAGTGTGA